Genomic segment of Ranitomeya imitator isolate aRanImi1 chromosome 6, aRanImi1.pri, whole genome shotgun sequence:
ctctgtgcttaagcttgctgttgcttctccagcttttgccattaaagccagtgctgggcagcagggagtggacgcttttgagactaagtcctgctttttcccttctgagcatgcccagggtgagatctcccgttggagatcgagggtcacatgctcagatgctgcagcggttcccattggtcctcctggagggtcctgaaagggctaacttctgtggcagctgcccattggtcctttattggaaggtcctgaatgtactgcagctatataagcttcgcatgaccgcacggccatgcgctagtgtacaattgtatacgtgtgtttgttgtgagtgcaagtcgttcattaaatacctctactctattgtatgactgttcgggaaaggtgtatggctgctatctagcgcccgactaaccactcaacgtgtcacacacgaatcAGTGTCtattgcggtgccacgcgccagtagtgcgcttcctgacccacgtctgggtgcttagtggtgtctgccagctcggcacagttcgcacttcggtgctctaactatcagttacctaacacacccagttgcggtgttgtgcgcaagtagtctgaacggacttcaaccctgagtcttgggattgagttcgctgactccttgcttgcactctttagtgcggtattgcggacctgtggcttaacagggttcgcttccaccgccatatagcactgccatttactagcagcaggttttcacctgcacggtggaccccggactgcaaacgcacctattaatatttcatcttatacttggtgcgttctgccagtcctaacagaacactagtgccagggtctggctagtaaatggcggacgatcagcacttacagcggtacatccagcagctggagggaatgttggcggctctagagcgttcaacctcagctgtggatgtcactgctgtcgctgttcaggctgcaagtgtagccgcagccagtttgtctgctgccacccctgctccgactttatcccggctcccgcttcctgacaagtttgatggtgacagtaaacaacgtcgcggattcgtgagccagtgctccatacaccttgagctcctggcgtcacgcttccctacggaacgggcgaaagtgggatttattctatctctcttgtcgggcagggcgttggagtgggcaacgccactatgggagcgagatgatcgtgtggtacagagtgctcctctcttcctggacgctctgaagcaggtctttttaggacctcgtgttacccacgataccgcgctccagttgttgactattagtGCGGTTTTGCAgacctgtggcttaacagggttcgcttccaccgccatatagcactgccatttactagcagcaggttttcacctgcacggtggaccccggactgcaaacgcacctattaatatttcatcttatacttggtgcgttctgccagtcctaacagaacactagtgccagggtctggctagtaaatggcggacgatcagcacttacagcggtacatccagcatctggagggaaggttggcggctctagagcgttcaacctcagctgtggatgtcactgctgtcgctgttcaggctgcaagtgtagccgcagccagtctgtctgctgccacccctgctccgactttatcccggctcccgcttcctgacaagtttgctggtgacagtaaacaatgttgcggattcgtgagccagttctccatacaccttgagctcctggcgtcacgtttccctacggaatgggcgaaagtgggatttattctatctctcttgtcgggcagggcgttggagtgggcaacgccactatgGGAgcaagatgatcgtgtggtacagagtgctcctctcttcctggacgctctgaagcaggtctatttaggacctcgtgttacccacgataccacgctccagttgttgactattagtgcggtattgcggacctgtggcttaacagggttcgcttccaccgccatatagcgctgccatttactagcagcaggttttcacctgcacggtggaccccggactgcgaacgcacctattaatatttcatcttatacttggtgcgttccgccagtcctaacaattagTAATAACTTAAAGGCGTTATTCAACAGTGTAGTAAAATGGTTCATGTCACATAAATCAAACAGCAGCCCTTCCTAGTCACATGCCAGGACAGGCTACAATCTGAAGAAACCCAGCGCCCAAGACTTGTCTCTGTTAACCGAGGAGCTATATTGAAAGTGCAAATACAGGTGAGCTGCCTAAATAGGGCTGTGACATCAGAATAATTAAATCTTTTCCTCGGTCCAGCCTCAATCTTCCATGCGCAATCAGTCAGCCAAGATAAAGATTTATTTCTACTGATGTTACAGCTCTTCTCGCATCACAGAGGTATGTGTCCTTATGATAGAGCTCccctgtcagttgagacacaggtctcaagaactttgtttcttcatactgcAACCTATCCTGACATGTGACTAGGAAAGGTTGTTATTTAAATTATGTGATGGGGCGATTTTATTACATCATTGGAGGAACTCTTTTAGTCTCAGAGAAATCCATCTACTTTTATGTTATCCAGAACAAAATAAGATGTATGAGTAATAGTCTTGTACTTTGCTGTTCAGTGGATACTGGGGAAACTAAAGCTATTCTTTAGCACTCACGCGTAAAGTATGGCTGTATCTGTGGTGTTTGAAAGgataaagagctagcactcgacagaTAGGTAGAGTTTCTTGATGGTGCTAGTGCACGGGATCCAGAGACCCTCAATAACTggaaaaaagtaaaacactgcactcatccagttcaattttgctaaagtgaaaaaagtttattgcagacgtgaaggcagaaaacagtgaggcaacaagtttgacgtttcggccactcagtggccttgttcacaaatggtgctgtaacaaaGAGATAAACAACAGTGTATGAACATAACATATACATAGTAatagaaatatatatacaaaactaTTTACACAGAAGATATAGGTACTGGAACCCATGTCATAACCTGTAGAAGGAGGAAAACGGTTCTAGTGATCCTGCAACCAATAGTAAACCCGGAGGATAAGAAGAAAGGAGGTAGGGTTTAAAGAGGATAAGATCTCTACAAGCGGGAGGATCTGGTAAGAGATTCATAAACATACCCTTTAGGAACTGTTTGTGACACGTCAAGTAAGAACAAGGATAAAGTAATATGTAGCCAAGTAAGGGTAGTCCGGCTGTGGCCTATATGGAATGAACACAAGAGGCTGTCGACAAAGAAGTAGATGGTGCAATCAAACAACAAtcagtaaaataaaaatgtatagagCCATATGAGGTTGgaataatgtatatatgtatatatataggagagagTAATTACCCAAATGGCAGATAAAGCTTGTCTTATTATTCAATAGTCGGAAGCTGTAGTGCAGTCCAGCGATAAATTTGAGACATCTGTCAAAAGGTCAGGTTGGCTGTAATATATATAGTATAGGGATGTATACTCTATATAAGTTCAAGGATAGACCAGTAAAACAAGTAAATCAGCCAAGTTGCTACCTGGATTGTTAAGTTGGCTCATATGTGGCCCTGCAGACTCGAGGGTTCCAGCAAAGAGAATAGGGTGAGGCAGGGAATATTAGAATCCCTTCATGCCGTGTCAGTCATCTTAGTAAGGACCTACGTGCCTATAGAGGGTATGAGCAGGGATACAAAGCGTCATGTAAAGTCTAGAGTCCGACCCAGGGTACTTATCTTAAAAGTCCAGATGTAGTCTCACAGTCATTGGTAGTGCAATGGAGGCGCGGTCCGGGGTCGCAATGTCCGCAGTTGGAGGTACCGTGGGAAGCGCCGACACAGGCAGTGTCTAGGCGGTGAGAGCGGCGGTAACTGGACTCCAAGGCGTGGAGTTTTAAGCTGGCCACAGCCGGTCACGTGACCGGAAAGGGAAGAGCCCGCCCGCACCTGCGCACTAGCCTAAACGAGGACTATGTTACAGGCGCCTGCGTGTGAGGCTTGTGTTGCCGGCGTCTGCGCATTGATAGGgagaaccggcgcctgcgcagagcgttgTCCTAGAGGGCACAGCGCAGAGGGATGTGTGCTTGCGCATGAGAACTATAGGGGCCGAATATGCCGGGCGCAACAGCGCTGCGGAGGAGAGCCACTCTAAGTCCAAAATGTCTCTGGGGAGCCAGGGGCTAGATCAATCCATGGCAATAGAGATTAGCTAGGCACTGGTATAGGAGAACTAGGAAGAGAGGAGCGTAATAATCCTATTGGAGGACCTCGGCATGTAGTATACCTATATGAGCATGAGGTGGTAGTATGTATCCTGTGTAGTAGGTGACATAcgactggaggaaaaaaaaaaaaaaaaaaacaaagccggAGTACAATAGGGAAACTAGGAGTACAATATGTTAGTAGTTGCACTGTGGTGGAGAAAATAAATTGACATTCTATATAGATATAATATAACATGACGGTACTgtagtaggagtccaaaccaaCAATGATTATTCATAAGGAACCCGAGTTGAATAGGTAGGAAAAAGCATGGgcaaaataacaaataaataaacaaagtatataaaaagtaaaaatgaaatataaaatatgaaaaataaaaaataaaaaaataataaaaaataaaaaaaggggggggggggggaaattgtaAAAAAGTTAAGGGTAAATGAAGCTTAGGGGGCTCCTAAAGGGTGTGTCTCTTACCATCCCGTGGAGATACGATACGAAATCTACATGTGCAGACGGTTAGTTTGCCTAAGGGAAAGAAAATCTGGTTAAGATAGCCAATCCAACTCCCTATTGAGTCCTTTCGGATGAAGTGTGTCAAGCGTGTATATCCAGAAGGATTCCCTCTGTTTAAGTAACTGAATATGATTCCCTCCTCTCCTAGGGCGATGGACTTTTTCAATAACCTGGAAGCGTAATTGTGCTATTGTGTGGTGGGCTTCTTTAAAATGAAATGGTAATGGCAACCAGGTTTTCCCACATCTAATGGTAGATTTATGGTTAGAGATCCTATTTTTGATGgcctgggtggtctcacccacatagagCAAACCGCATGGGCACTTAATGATATATACCACAAAGTTTGAATTGCAGGTGTGGTATTCTTTGATCGAGAAGGCCTTGCCAGTGTGGGGGTGAAGAAACTCGTTACCTTTTATGACGTTTGAGCAACACATGCAGCTGAGGCAGGGGAAAGTACCAGTTCTTTTCTGGCCTGAAAGTGTCAAGAGTGATGATGTTTTAGGTGTACCCAGATCAGCCCGTACCACCTTGTCTTTTACATTCTGGGGTCGTCGCATGCTCATGAGGGGAGGATCCTTGAAAATAGGAATGTTGGGATATGCTTTGGACAATAGTGGCCAGTGACCACGAATCAGGTTATGTATTCTGTGCATGGTAGGGTGGTGGTTATGAACAAATGGAAGTCTAGGGTTCTTAACCATAGTCAGGGCAGTAGCTTCAGTATTAAGGGCTTTGGAGGATTCCACCTCGAGAAGTTTGGTCGGGTAATTCCGGGCCTTAAATTTATTGGACATTTCCTGAACTCTACTGTTCCTAGTAACTGGGTCTGAGACAATTCTGGCTACCCTTTTGAACTGGGACCTTGGCAGGCTATCCCGGGTAGGTTTGGGGTGACAACTATTATAGAGTAACAGGCTGTTACAGTCGGTAGGTTTCACAAATAGGTCCGTACTCAAATTTCCAGATGCGTCTTTCATGATTTTAGTATCAAGAAAGGCAATTTCCTTGTTATGGTGTACCAATGTGAAAGTCAGCTCTGGTCTAACTTCGTTAATAGTTCTAAAAAATTCTTGTAAAGTGGTCTGATCACCTTTCCATATAcagaaaatgtcatcaatatacctgtACCATGTAAGGGCATGTTGTTGAAACATAGAGTTGGGGTAAATATGTGTGCGCTCAAAATGATCCATGTACAAGTTCGCATATGCCggggccacatttgaccccatggcAGTACCGCATGTTTGTAAAAAGAAGTCATCTTCAAACATGAAGAAGTTCTCCCTAAGGACAAGATTAAGTAGGTCAAGGCACAGGTCTAGTATGTTCGGATCCATATTGGCCTCACGAAGAGTCAGTGTAACTGCCTCAATGCCCTTGTCATGTTCAATGGAGGTGTACAGACTATTCACGTCTAAAGTACACAAAGTACTGTCAGGAGGAATATTATTAATACTGCGAATTTTGTTCAGGAAGTCACCTGTGTCTAGAATGTAGGATTTGGTAGAGCGAGCATGGggggtgagaattttttctagAAAAATGGACAATGGATTCAATATTGAGTTGGTAGATGCCACTATAGGGCAACCAGGGGGATTGTGAAGATCCTTGTGGATCTTGGGTAGGATATATAGTACCGGGGTCACCGGATGGTGGTTTATGAGGTATGTTCTAGTTTTCGCATCAATAGTTTTGAGTTGTTGGTGTTTATCTAGGACAGAGGTGATCTTCTGACGTATGTTGTAGGTGGGGTCAGTTTGTAGTTTCTTATAAGTGGAGGGATCAGAGAGTTGGCGTCTAACTTCCGCAGTGTACTGGTTTCTATTCATGACCACTGTggcaccccccttgtccgccggcttaaTAATAATGTTTTTATTCCTACTCAGTGAACCCAAGGCCTGTCTCTCAGAGGTATTCAGGTTGTGTTGAACTGGGAGAAGACCCAGGTGTTGGTCATGAAGAGTACTTTTAATGTCTCTGTCTAATAGACTAATGAAAGTTTCTGCTGCATGATATGATTTGGGTGGCATGAATGTACTGGGGTTCCTGAGTCCTAAAGAGTTGATACTGATTTTGGGTATGTCCGGGTTAGGTGTGGCATCTGTGGTGTTATCCCTATTATGAGGGTTGGCCTCAAAATGTACCTTCAATCTTATGCTTCTATAGAAGCGTTGAAGATCTTTCTCTAGCTGAAAAGCGTCCCACCTTGGTGTGGGACAAAAAGACAAACCCATGTTGAGAACCTTCAACTCTAGGGGGGACAAAGAATAATCAGATATATTGATTaccgagtttggactcctacctgggaCCTCGGGGTCATGTGTCGGTCTGGTGCTCTTCCTCCTTGACCTCCTGGTAGGCGTCCGTTTGGTCCTAAAAAACGAGGGCCTGGTGAAGTAATCTCGCTGCCGGATCCTGCTGAGGAACCTTCTGCTGGTGAGGATCCCCCTGAGCGATAGTTCCCTCTTGGTGTCCGACGAAAA
This window contains:
- the LOC138642133 gene encoding uncharacterized protein isoform X3; the encoded protein is MGGPISPTTTPAFSSDTKRELSLRGILTSRRFLSRIRQRDYFTRPSFFRTKRTPTRRSRRKSTRPTHDPEVPGKLTVCTCRFRIVSPRDGHSRTTLTWLHITLSLFLLDVSQTVPKGTICEQGH